The following proteins are co-located in the Betta splendens chromosome 9, fBetSpl5.4, whole genome shotgun sequence genome:
- the rhbdd3 gene encoding rhomboid domain-containing protein 3 isoform X1 — protein MFGGILSVWFRFGSSRHGFCMGTASLITLMLLMYAGGLQASLSVGPGGDFPKFRDVFLYALSHDEFPSLLVSVSLLLLLGPCQERRWGTVAFLSLSVLTMATLPLLYTLVLFVGGAEASRVCGYAATQLALFTAQCRQLTQRRLMRCLPVWLLPWIFLLIALLLLPGTPALLNFCAVCIGHNYNQPLIRMLQELEESRVTALIPAWAYVPTSANFRLPTYTTTRTATNQAAVPPIRDSSVSNHHPWNEPLPAWVMEEAAALSEAEVLDEQMLRAGILASLQDAPDDPDAKVEVPKSSVSSLRLQQLEKMGFPTEKAVVALAATKQLDGAISLLIDDSVGEQAVVVSKGKGSAPLQSS, from the exons ATGTTCGGTGGTATATTAtcagtatggtttcggtttggATCAAGCCGCCATGGGTTCTGTATGGGGACAGCTTCATTGATAACACTCATGCTGCTGATGTATGCGGGAGGACTCCAGGCGAGTCTCAGCGTGGGTCCAGGGGGAGACTTCCCAAAGTTCAGAG ATGTGTTCCTCTATGCTCTCAGTCATGACGAGTTTCCCTCTCTGCTCGTCAGCGtcagtctcctcctgctgcttggaCCCTGTCAGGAGCGACGCTGGGGAACGGTagccttcctctccctctccgtccTCACAATGGCCACGCTACCACTTCTTTACACCCTCGTCCTCTTTGTTGGCGGGGCTGAGGCGAGTCGCGTCTGTGGTTACGCGGCCACCCAGCTGGCCCTGTTTACAGCGCAGTGTCGTCAGCTGACACAGAGGAGGCTGATGAGGTGTTTGCCTGTCTGGCTTCTGCCCTGGATTTTTCTGCTGATTGCTTTGCTCCTGCTTCCAGGGACACCAGCCCTGCTTAATTTCTGTGCAGTCTGCATTGGACACAACT ATAATCAGCCACTTATCAGGATGTTacaagagctggaggagagcagagtcACAGCGTTAATTCCTGCTTGGGCATATGTGCCCACTTCAGCCAATTTCAGATTACCCACATATACCACTACAAG AACTGCTACAAACCAGGCAGCTGTTCCTCCCATAAGGGATTCCTCTGTTTCAAACCACCATCCATGGAATGAGCCTCTGCCTGCCTGGGTAATGGAGGAGGCCGCTGCATTGTCTGAGGCAGAAGTGTTGGATGAACAGATGCTAAGGGCGGGGATACTGGCCTCATTGCAGGATGCTCCCGATGACCCTGATGCAAAAGTGGAGGTGCCTAAATCATCAGTTTCCTCTCTTCG actccagcagctggagaagatgGGCTTCCCCACGGAGAAAGCTGTAGTGGCATTAGCAGCAACAAAACAGCTAGATGGCGCCATCTCCCTGCTTATTGATGACAGCGTTGGAGAGCAAGCTGTGGTGGTATCTAAGGGAAAGGGCTCTGCTCCCCTGCAGAGCTCCTAG
- the rhbdd3 gene encoding rhomboid domain-containing protein 3 isoform X2 gives MVSVWIKPPWVLYGDSFIDNTHAADVCGRTPGESQRGSRGRLPKVQSVSLLLLLGPCQERRWGTVAFLSLSVLTMATLPLLYTLVLFVGGAEASRVCGYAATQLALFTAQCRQLTQRRLMRCLPVWLLPWIFLLIALLLLPGTPALLNFCAVCIGHNYNQPLIRMLQELEESRVTALIPAWAYVPTSANFRLPTYTTTRTATNQAAVPPIRDSSVSNHHPWNEPLPAWVMEEAAALSEAEVLDEQMLRAGILASLQDAPDDPDAKVEVPKSSVSSLRLQQLEKMGFPTEKAVVALAATKQLDGAISLLIDDSVGEQAVVVSKGKGSAPLQSS, from the exons atggtttcggtttggATCAAGCCGCCATGGGTTCTGTATGGGGACAGCTTCATTGATAACACTCATGCTGCTGATGTATGCGGGAGGACTCCAGGCGAGTCTCAGCGTGGGTCCAGGGGGAGACTTCCCAAAGTTCAGAG CGtcagtctcctcctgctgcttggaCCCTGTCAGGAGCGACGCTGGGGAACGGTagccttcctctccctctccgtccTCACAATGGCCACGCTACCACTTCTTTACACCCTCGTCCTCTTTGTTGGCGGGGCTGAGGCGAGTCGCGTCTGTGGTTACGCGGCCACCCAGCTGGCCCTGTTTACAGCGCAGTGTCGTCAGCTGACACAGAGGAGGCTGATGAGGTGTTTGCCTGTCTGGCTTCTGCCCTGGATTTTTCTGCTGATTGCTTTGCTCCTGCTTCCAGGGACACCAGCCCTGCTTAATTTCTGTGCAGTCTGCATTGGACACAACT ATAATCAGCCACTTATCAGGATGTTacaagagctggaggagagcagagtcACAGCGTTAATTCCTGCTTGGGCATATGTGCCCACTTCAGCCAATTTCAGATTACCCACATATACCACTACAAG AACTGCTACAAACCAGGCAGCTGTTCCTCCCATAAGGGATTCCTCTGTTTCAAACCACCATCCATGGAATGAGCCTCTGCCTGCCTGGGTAATGGAGGAGGCCGCTGCATTGTCTGAGGCAGAAGTGTTGGATGAACAGATGCTAAGGGCGGGGATACTGGCCTCATTGCAGGATGCTCCCGATGACCCTGATGCAAAAGTGGAGGTGCCTAAATCATCAGTTTCCTCTCTTCG actccagcagctggagaagatgGGCTTCCCCACGGAGAAAGCTGTAGTGGCATTAGCAGCAACAAAACAGCTAGATGGCGCCATCTCCCTGCTTATTGATGACAGCGTTGGAGAGCAAGCTGTGGTGGTATCTAAGGGAAAGGGCTCTGCTCCCCTGCAGAGCTCCTAG